In Saccharomyces cerevisiae S288C chromosome XV, complete sequence, the following proteins share a genomic window:
- the MNE1 gene encoding Mne1p (Protein involved in splicing Group I aI5-beta intron from COX1 mRNA; mitochondrial matrix protein): protein MKLLFKRYSSSHIGKLIKDSLITPEILPQLGRQPSSHKRLPNNKRTNSITDKWLKDALTRKDKLNEDKLQNVNLRLNVVLTTLQKLRTSDNPALYFALLNRIGTGHIKWLNKSGRQIDAFPPDRLPLEFYHELSNMLYKLSLRSANDKIALAKFSLQLLDRYYFLKTKSLTIEGKFRANIKFLRNCTLLIVKSQSNYYLRAIQRLFAENSEGQLLANLSQLAFYVETSQWTSMLDILSSCVPDSGLRGSKERERAIQLLELFSPCLVKSLKVMIAQNMENEACQILRSLSEWNFHFDQHDSSNLIQLSQNHSCLKVIETMNGLSSTTAVTRQFGLEKLPTDVSLKQSIHILSKDNFEPLKQDSFLQFLSFKLSDLPLNLEVWKKHIKEVDDQMQAESNLHSLRAFFIDMLLCHLSVRKDFDFMLSLVEHIVYEKNLWQPLLLTDNIVGNKENSTFHCLFHGASQDISTKLTLLALYNQLNEIGYQFTSHDFLSMLKVCKNYSDSDFFYFAFYNLLVTQSHKFFLFDKFSDKFSWRLPIQIGDAISEWLSSLEIDIQENTDRVLQITDDVGEWYVENKPFKSEKGTIQPINIMELRKIFGERKTLFHMDSEIFQKSKAKRDKEMRNEALFTANDAEYNFAADVSYAKRVENLFSYIRSKQMQQK, encoded by the coding sequence ATGAAGTTactttttaaaagatattcGTCTAGTCATATTGGTAAGCTGATTAAGGACTCTTTAATCACTCCTGAAATACTACCACAGCTAGGGCGACAGCCATCATCGCATAAACGTTTACCAAATAACAAAAGAACTAACTCAATAACTGATAAATGGTTGAAGGATGCGctaacaagaaaagataaaCTGAATGAAGATAAGCTCCAAAATGTAAATTTACGATTAAATGTGGTACTGACTACTCTACAGAAGCTTCGTACATCCGATAATCCTGCTTTGTATTTTGCGTTGTTGAATCGTATTGGCACAGGTCACATAAAATGGCTAAATAAAAGTGGCCGACAGATTGATGCATTCCCACCTGATCGGCTGCCTTTGGAATTTTATCATGAGCTATCTAATATGCTCTATAAACTATCGCTTCGGTCCGCAAATGACAAAATTGCACTAGCTAAATTTTCATTGCAATTATTGGATCGCtattattttcttaaaaCCAAATCTTTAACTATAGAAGGAAAATTTCGGGCaaacataaaatttttgaggAATTGTACTCTTTTAATTGTTAAATCCCAATCGAACTACTACTTAAGGGCAATACAGCGGTTGTTCGCGGAAAATTCGGAGGGTCAATTATTAGCCAATTTATCCCAGCTGGCATTTTATGTGGAGACCTCCCAATGGACAAGTATGTTGGATATTTTATCCTCATGTGTACCGGATTCTGGTTTAAGAGGTTCGAAGGAGCGTGAAAGAGCTATTCAATTGTTGGAGTTATTTAGTCCATGCCTAGTCAAAAGTCTAAAAGTAATGATAGCACAAAATATGGAGAATGAAGCTTGTCAGATTTTAAGGAGCTTGTCTGAATGGaactttcattttgatCAGCATGATTCCTCCAACTTGATACAATTATCCCAGAACCATTCTTGCCTCAAAGTTATTGAAACCATGAATGGATTATCATCAACTACCGCTGTCACTAGGCAATTCggacttgaaaaattaccaaCTGACGTGAGTTTGAAGCAGAGCATAcatattttatcaaaagaTAATTTCGAACCTCTCAAGCAAGattcatttcttcaatttctaTCGTTTAAATTAAGTGATTTGCCTCTGAACTTAGAAGTATGGAAAAAGCACATTAAGGAGGTTGATGACCAAATGCAGGCTGAGTCCAACCTGCATTCCTTAAgagctttttttattgatatgCTACTGTGTCACTTATCTGTGCGCAAGGATTTCGATTTTATGCTTTCATTGGTCGAGCACATAGTAtacgaaaaaaatttatggCAGCCATTATTACTCACAGATAATATAGTTggaaacaaagaaaattccaCTTTTCATTGCCTCTTTCATGGCGCCTCTCAAGATATTTCTACCAAACTTACTCTACTGGCATTGTATAACCAGTTGAATGAAATCGGCTATCAATTTACCTCCCACGATTTTCTCTCGATGTTGAAAGTCTGCAAAAACTACTCTGattctgattttttctattttgcTTTCTATAATTTGTTGGTTACACAAAGtcacaaattttttcttttcgatAAGTTTAGTGATAAGTTTTCGTGGAGGTTGCCAATACAAATCGGAGATGCAATTTCTGAATGGCTATCCAGCTTAGAAATTGATATACAAGAAAACACCGATAGAGTTTTGCAGATAACAGATGACGTCGGCGAATGGTATGTTGAGAATAAACCATTTAAGTCAGAAAAAGGGACCATTCAACCAATAAACATAATGGAATTGcgcaaaatttttgggGAGCGAAAAACTCTATTTCATATGGATTCagaaattttccaaaaatctAAAGCAAAAAGAGATAAAGAAATGCGGAATGAAGCTTTATTTACCGCAAATGATGCGGAATATAATTTTGCTGCGGATGTATCCTATGCAAAGAGAGTAGAAAATCTATTTTCTTACATAAGATCTAAGCAAATGcaacaaaaataa